The following are encoded together in the Deltaproteobacteria bacterium genome:
- a CDS encoding DUF1565 domain-containing protein — translation MRRFAPSLLAVTSLALAGCEAIVNPKVDGSSSTTAANATGGSGSTSAAASTGTETSGSSGAASTSTSNTGSTGTVATAGSSGTVAAAGSSGTVATAGSSGTSTAASASTGTNATSSNSSSASSGSSGTTATTATTLGTNATGTTGTTATTSTTGTTGVTGTTGTSGVSCGVLVQGQLYVDANYTGSTRTGSQACPYRTITAALNSITASTTPTTVHVQPGTYNAALGENFPLTISGNTTVLGENSGTRLGITIDGAGSGNVGNQSYTYTIDLRGTLQYVQVLDSNQSGGGPDFIVIAKQANPHLSLVTIDGTNSNLAAVLVTSTSLTQTDQAVVTIDQQSEISRSNGDGILVQPGQNSAPKLIMSGTNVHDNGASGVEVRAPAGLNVPNVALNGQGANNRFVCNAEYGVRSQVSSINAEYNIWMNPTPTSGQAPADVNDPSLVDTANAVNGGLIACLGQTG, via the coding sequence ATGCGTCGCTTCGCCCCGAGCCTGTTGGCCGTCACCTCGCTTGCCCTCGCGGGCTGCGAGGCGATCGTGAATCCCAAAGTCGATGGCTCCAGCAGCACCACGGCTGCCAACGCCACGGGCGGAAGCGGATCGACGTCCGCGGCCGCATCGACAGGCACCGAGACCTCCGGCAGCAGCGGCGCCGCGAGCACCAGCACCTCCAACACCGGCAGCACCGGCACGGTCGCGACGGCCGGCAGCAGCGGGACGGTCGCGGCGGCCGGCAGCAGCGGGACGGTCGCGACGGCCGGCAGCAGCGGGACGTCGACCGCGGCCAGCGCCTCGACGGGCACCAACGCGACGAGCAGCAACTCCTCGAGCGCCAGCAGCGGCTCGTCGGGCACCACCGCGACCACGGCCACCACGCTCGGCACGAACGCCACCGGCACCACCGGCACCACCGCGACGACGTCCACGACCGGCACCACGGGCGTGACCGGCACCACGGGCACGTCTGGGGTGAGCTGCGGCGTGTTGGTGCAGGGCCAGCTCTACGTCGACGCCAACTACACCGGCTCGACGCGGACCGGCAGCCAGGCTTGCCCGTATCGCACCATCACCGCCGCGCTGAACAGCATCACCGCGAGCACCACGCCGACGACGGTGCATGTGCAGCCCGGTACATACAACGCGGCGCTGGGCGAGAATTTTCCGCTCACGATCAGCGGCAACACCACCGTGCTCGGCGAGAACTCAGGCACTCGCCTGGGGATCACCATCGACGGCGCAGGCTCGGGGAACGTCGGCAACCAGAGCTACACGTACACCATCGACCTGCGCGGCACGCTCCAGTACGTGCAGGTGCTGGACTCGAACCAGAGCGGCGGCGGCCCCGACTTCATCGTCATCGCGAAGCAGGCCAACCCGCACCTCTCGCTGGTGACCATCGACGGTACCAACTCCAACCTCGCCGCCGTACTCGTCACCTCGACGTCGCTCACCCAGACCGACCAGGCCGTCGTCACCATCGATCAGCAGTCGGAGATCTCGAGGTCGAACGGCGACGGCATCCTGGTTCAGCCAGGCCAGAACAGCGCGCCCAAGTTGATCATGAGCGGCACCAACGTGCACGACAACGGCGCGAGCGGCGTGGAGGTTCGTGCGCCTGCTGGCCTCAACGTGCCCAACGTGGCCCTCAACGGCCAGGGCGCGAACAACCGCTTCGTGTGCAACGCCGAGTACGGTGTGCGGAGCCAGGTGTCGAGCATCAACGCCGAGTA